The bacterium DNA segment GAGGTCGGGCACGCCGTTGTCGTCCACGTCCACCAGCAGGATGAACAGCCGCGTCTTGACCCGATCCAGCGGCGTGTGACCTGTCAGAACCAGCGAGGCCCTGCCCCGGCCCGTCCAGTCCATCTCCAGCGTGTCTACCTGCTCGCGGCCTCCGGCGGGGCCTGCGGCTTCCTGGCTGCGGCGCCCGACCACAGCGTGCCACTGCGCCGCCGCCCCGACGCCTACCAGGTCCGCCTGCCCCTCGCAAATCCCGTCGCCGTCAGTGTCGAAGCGGAGGTGGTCATCCGCCTGCTGCACCAGGCGGGCGGCCCGCAGGCGTTCCGGTAGGAAGGGCGCGTACTCGAAGGCGGCCGGGGAGACGGTAAGGCGCTGGATTTCCGCGGGGGTAAGTGTCGTCCACCGGAGGTCGCCGTGGGCCCACGCGGCCGGTGCAAGGCCGATGAGGGCCAGCAGGAGAGCAATGAAAGCGAATGCGCGGTCAGGAGCGGTCTTCATCCGGCACGACCGCCGCCCAGCGCGGAAGCAGTGACCAGACCACCGGACGCTGCATGGGCGGATCCCCCTTGTGACCGAGGAGGCCGTACAGCGCCGGATGTTCTACGCGATCTTACAACCCTCCTCCTAAACCGTGAGGGCGACCGCGAGTACCCTCAGGGAATCCTATCCGCCCGGCGAGAACCGCGGCGCAGCAACCACCACGCCAGCGCAACGAGCAGGGCAACCGGCAGCAGCGCGGCCCCAAGCGCCGCCAGCGATTCGACGGCGCCCAGCATCTGTCGGACCGTGTTCAAGAATGCCGCCTTGACGCGCTCCAGCGTCCGATTGATATCCCAGAACCCACCCGTGCCTTTCTTCGGCTTCTGGCTCACCTCGGCCTGCACCGTGGCCAGGTCCACCTTGTTCGAGAGGAACCGCAGCCGGCCGGTCAGCCGCTCGATCTCGCCGCGTACCCTTGCCACCTCGCCCTCGATGGCCAGCAGGTCGGGGATCTTGGTGGCGCGGTCCATAAACGCCAGCAGCCGTGCCTCCTGGCGCGTCAGGTTGCGCACGCGGGCTTCCAGGTCAATGAACTCCTCGGTTACGTCCTGGCCGCTGATCTGCCGGCGCTGCACGGTGCCCAGCTTCTCGACCTGCGCCACGACCTCGCTGAAGCGGGCTGCCGGCACGCGCAGTACGAACGTGCCGCGGGGCACGCCGTCTTCCTCCGAGAACGAGGAGTCGGCCACGAACCCGCCTGCGCCTTCCGCGATGGCGAACAGGCGGCTGGCAGCCGTGTCGTACCGCTCGACCTCGATCGCCATCTGACCGGTCCGGATCACCCGGCGCAGGAAAGCCGCTTCACCGGGCGCCGCACCCGGAGGAACCGCCTGCGCCGCGGTGCGCGCGCCCTCGCCGACCTTCGAGACGTCCAGCGTGAGCGCCGGCATCTCGACCCGCTCGATGACGCCGTAAGGCACGGCATCTCGCAGCAGGTTGACCGCGAAGATCCCCACCATGACCACAGCCGCGGCCGCGGCCGCGGTCCGCCAGGACCATCGGACTACAGGCCCGGACCCGCTGCGCCACGACAGTGCCGCGCGCAGGCGCGCCCACGGTGAGTACCGCGTTGTCTGGGCGAGCCGCTCGATCCGGCGCCGCACCTCGGCGGCAAATCCCTCAGGTGCCTGCATCGGTTCCACCTCCTGGAGTAGGGTAACGGTCGTGCGCAGTTGCGCCAGTTCCTCGCGGCAGGAGGAGCAGCCTTCTAGGTGCGCCTCCACCTGTACAACCTCATGGTCCGGCAGCGCGCCGTCCAAGAACGCCGAGAGCCGGTTGCGTGCTTCCTCGTGGGTCATCGGTCCCTCACCCTTCGGTGCTGACAAGGTCCGTCAACTGCGCGCGCATGGCCTCACGGCCCCGGGCCAGGCGCGACCGCACCGTGCCCAACGGAACTTGAAGGATGCGCGCTATCTCGTCGTAGGCCAACCCCTGCAGGTCGCGCAGCACGACGGCGGTGCGATACTCCACCGTCAGGTAGCCCAGCGCTGCGTGCACGCGCCGGGTGACCTCCCGCCGGTTCGCCGCGGCTTCTGGATCGTCGCTCGCCCGGTAGTCGGCGCT contains these protein-coding regions:
- a CDS encoding DUF4349 domain-containing protein is translated as MTHEEARNRLSAFLDGALPDHEVVQVEAHLEGCSSCREELAQLRTTVTLLQEVEPMQAPEGFAAEVRRRIERLAQTTRYSPWARLRAALSWRSGSGPVVRWSWRTAAAAAAVVMVGIFAVNLLRDAVPYGVIERVEMPALTLDVSKVGEGARTAAQAVPPGAAPGEAAFLRRVIRTGQMAIEVERYDTAASRLFAIAEGAGGFVADSSFSEEDGVPRGTFVLRVPAARFSEVVAQVEKLGTVQRRQISGQDVTEEFIDLEARVRNLTRQEARLLAFMDRATKIPDLLAIEGEVARVRGEIERLTGRLRFLSNKVDLATVQAEVSQKPKKGTGGFWDINRTLERVKAAFLNTVRQMLGAVESLAALGAALLPVALLVALAWWLLRRGSRRADRIP